gctttcaagcctcttgaaaggaggcttccgagcctcttgaaaggaggcttccgagcctcttgaaaggaggcttccgagcctcctgaaaggaggcttccgagcctcctgaaaggaggcttccgagcctcttgaagggaggcttccgagcctcttgaaggaaggcttccgagcttcttgaagggaggcttccgagtcttttgaattgaggcttctgagcctcttaaagtgaggcttccgagcctcttgaaggaaggcttccgagcttcttgaagggaggcttccgagtcttttgaattgaggcttccgagcctcttatagtgaggcttccgagaatcttgaaaaaaaaaaaaattgaagaaccattcaaccctcttgaaaagaagtttCCGAACTTCTTAtagggagacttccgagcctcttgaaggaaggcttccgagcctattgaagaagcattcaagcctcttgaagaagcaatcaagcctattgaaaggaagtttccgagcctcttgaaaggagacttccaaaccttttgataaaaggctttcgagcgtcttgaaatgaggcttccgagcctcttgaaaacaggccATGAAAGGaagcatctgagcctcttgaaagaaagcatCCGAACCTCTGGAAAAGAAGTTTCCGTGCCTCTTTAAAAGAGACTTTCAAACTATTCTTTTGACATGTGTATGAAGCGGTTTCCAGCCTCTTGCAACAAAGCAACTGAAAcgctttttagaaaaaaaaaatcttcattcCTCTCAAATGAAGATTTCCGAACATTCAAATTTGAGATTATAGTTCAGAGGTATATTCATaatatattattcaacattttgtttcgaacaGATAGATTgcatttgaagtttttttttcatatatttaatCCAACAGCCCTTCATATACTGTGCTGATTGTGGTGGGCAGGATTTTTTAGACTTTGAATCACTGATCGCCGTGCGTATTGTGTACAATGCAAAGTTTTTAAATAGAATAATTTGCAGTTATCAAAACATTATTGATAATTTTTTATAGGatttgtaatacatccgccattacgcatttttgtccgaggtaccccctggagtcagcgaaggtaccccttcaggaattccttttaagtactccttcggaaattcctttagaaatcccATCAGAAACTATTCCTTCCTTCAGTACAGTAAATTTTTGGAAGAGTTCTTCCAACAATTCTTTGGATAGAATTCTGGTATTgtgtatggttttactaaaggaaagaattcctaaaggaatttctgaagaaatttacgaaacaAAAAATCCTGCATTTCTCCAGAATGTTTTTCAGGGActgcttcaagaattcttcggaagtttcgccAAGATTTATCAAAATTGGCAGAATGACATTTTTTCCCTAGTTTAAATCCGCTTAAAATAGCAGATAACCAATTTATGAATACTCATGCAAACACTGTAACGCAATGTAAGCCATGTATTTACAAATTATTTCCTtgacttttaattttaaatatttaggtATTCAATTTTAAggctaatttttttcttaaGTGATTCATTTAGCGTTTCAGTctgtttcaatttttaaataaaaacgaTTATatgttgtttttcattcaaaccCTAGACGCCTAATAAATCACCGAAAAGTACATCGAAAGCAGTCAACATCATAAAAGCAAAGGTCTTTTtctttaaaacgtaggaattcTAGGAATTGTTCACAAGAAAAGCCGTTCCACACTGCTAGATGAAccttattttggaaaaataaatattcgACCATGAAGTAGATAATTGAACAACATTCAAGTACTGTAAAATAAGGATGATTATTCGTGCTGCGATATAATGTacaattcgatataacgtacaactttgaaatcgtaatgtacgttatatcgaagtttaccTGTATTTTGGCAATAACGCCTAAGCCCGTAGTCCgatccgaccaattttcaataggaatcaatgggaaaAGATTGCCCGTCGAATTTTCATCGTTAAATTTGTAAATCGTAAGTTATGAGAAAGTTATTTAGAGCTTTTAAGTGAAATCTGTCCGTGTTGGTATGTACGTATTTTAACCTCAACAATAAGACCGTATTAATTGTCTCGTACTATACTCGATCGGATTGGGTCAAGTACGTGACACTGAAAAGGACCTGTTTAGgtagaaatacgtatctgtaaagttgTGGAATTTATTGCTAAATTATCTTTTGACAAGTAAAAAGAATTGTTATGAAAGCCAGGAAATAACTCATGTGTTATTAAAATACGTTACAGAAAGATATGAATGGATATTATATAATATGATGCGAATCAATAAGACATCTCTTCATCATCATTGTTGCTTCCTCTTTAATTATAAACTCGTCGCAGCAGGGTGAAGTACGAATAGGATGCATTCAACAGCGATTGGAACATTTCCAGCGTCATCGGATAGACGTTGCCTACTGTGATCtgtggaaataattaaaaccaATAAACGAGGAGTTGCCTAAATTTCCACCCCCGCATTTTGACTTACGTCCAGTGGTTGCTGCGCTCGAAGAAtaaccagcaaaagatgtttcttGATTGAATTGTCCAGCTCGACCCATGGGCCGCTGTAGGCAGCCTCCGCTATGTTCATGCTTTCCTCCCGCACCTCGTTGGCGTGCCAGTAGAAGGCGAAGATTTGCGAAATTATCATGAAAATGTACGCAAAGACGATGACGGTTTGCGCGACGTTCTCAATCTTAGAGGCGAAATAAAATGTTATCAACTTGGTACCTATGGCAGCAATAATCGGATACTTACAATATTCAGAAGAAAAAGTAAAGCGCACAGCATTGCTCCAAACGAGATGAATTCGAAGAAACAAATGTAGGTCACCAGTGAGTTCAGCTCAGCAACGTAGGTTATGATTCGGACGTGatcttttataatttttataattcGTTGGTTAACTTCATTGGCGTCCTGGTCGATGATGCCATTCTTGAAGATGATCAACTGTCGTTTGAGGGTTTTAATTTGGACTAATCCAAACAGGGTGGTCGATGCGAAAAAGCTGGTGAACGGGATGTACATGCAGCAGCCAGGAATGGTCAGCACAACCTGAACCACGTAGATTATTGCGTACTGGGGCGATTGGAAATTATCCACACCAGGGATGAACATACCGTACGGTAAATCACGATTTCCGGCAAACATCGGGTAAACCACGAAACAGGTGCTGATAATGGCGCCGAGAGCGAGATTCATGATTGACAGTATTCGAGCACGGATCGTGTAGCTTCTCAATGTGGTTTGGATGATGTCGTCTTTTATATGCTTCATAGGAAAACTTTTATTCTACGTGCATTTCGGTAATGAAGTAATACTTACGTAAATTTCCGAATACACTTCAGCTATTCCTCCCATGAACTGCTCGTAATGCTTACGATCGTGTACAAGAATCAATGTCCGCAgctaacaaatatttttaatcCCAAAATTACCCAAAATTACTTAAagtttcaaaacaaaatattttcccATCTTACCACCGCGTTGAAGTACAGCACCGCAAAGTAGGCCTTGATAATGACCTCCTGGATGTTTCCCCACGACCGATACAAGTCGGTGAACATAAATAACGTCATTACCGTCACCGGGATGATACTCACGTACCGCATAATGTCGTGCTTCAAAACGAAGGACCAGAACCGCCAAACATGAGCATTAACGGAAATTATCGGACAATCCAGAATGTTGGCCATTGCGAAATTGTGTACTGTAAGACCGATGAAACCAAAGTGAATGAACACAATCGTCCGATTACGTTGTGATAAGTACTTTTTCGCATCACCACTGAGGAGCAAATGATTGAATAATTTACGAAGGAAAATGTGTCACTTTCTCACCTGTGCAACAATTAGATTCTTATTACCTTTCTCGTGATTCTGTCATTTTCCGTGGCATAAGGAACTTTATATGTTTATACATGTGAACCCTGATTCAGGAATATTGAATGGTAACTTATCTTCCCTAAATATTAAAGGATTATAGGAAATCGTTTTAAATATGAAGAGATGAATAACCAGCATTCGTGGCTTTTAATGGTTTGTTTTAGATATTTCACATTAATAATTTATTCATAGTTACACCGGAGTGGACTTTGCGGTACGAAGATTCCATTCAGCTCGGCCCATTGCTTCCCGGTGTTTCACGTAGCTTGGTTATTTATGGATAGTCTGGAACTGATGTGAACTGCACTACAATCGAGATTAATGTTCGTTGGTACTAATTTCGAAAAGTATGATAATTAGAAAGGTGACGGTTTTCTCTGGCTCGAAATAAACTGTTTTGAAAGCAGTGATCATTTTGCACAGCTTCAAAGCTAGAATATATTTTCCGTTAATAATTATTAAACTAAcgatatttatataattaacTTACAATCTAGTTTGAATTCAATATTCCAGCAACCGATTCCATCACAACTCTAAACTTATCCAAGCTAAATTTATTGCTTTCGTGTGGAAGTATATGGCATTACCACACATTTAATTGccagtgttgccagtttcacGAAACCTATCAACTATTCTCAACACTCCCACCCGTGAAACTAGTAACATTCTGGTCTATTATGTACTTCCATCCAATTTAACTTATAACCATTTGAATGAACCATATTACGCCAAATAGTCCCTCCTGgatcaaaaacattattttccgaAAAACGGTCTTGCTTGAATTCGTATAATCTATCATGCTTTCTATTGCCCGCCAGACCCATTTCCAAACttgaaattgattttgtttcatttttctcTAGAGCGAATGTATCCAGCCTGCTGTATTCCCTCACGCTTATTGGTATTACTGCTACCACTATCACTTCATCATTACTGTTCCGTAAAGTTAGCAATTTTGTACATTGTTCTTTCATCCCAGTGCCTGTTTGAGCGGCACCAGCCGTATTTATCAGTTTCTCATCACCGGAGCCAAACTCATTCGTGCCGGATGATACGATGAAACTTACGTTAGCCGAAATATTTGGTTGCGAAGCCGTCTCCAATTTATGAGCGTCGTCAGCTTCGACACATGAAGTCTTTGGCAGAAGAATTGCTGACACAGATGCGGTTTTGCGAAGAGGAATTACACAGCTATCTCGTTGACTAAACTTCTCATTTATAGCTTCCTTCTTCGCACGGAATGTAGACTCAATTTGCTTAGCAGCTGCATCATAATGTTCATTCAGCCGCGCCAGCTCTCGTTCGTATTCCTGTTTGATTCGTAACTCTTTCTGGCTATGTTCAATTAGCCATGACTTGTGTTGCTCCTCTAGTAATGCGAGCTTTGTATACAAGTCCTCCATGACGAATCCTTTTGTATGGGCAGTTAGATTCTTTGAAGAATGTTGTGACGGTTTTCTCTGGCTCGAAATAAACTGTTTTGAAAGCAGTGATCATTTTGCACAGCTTCAAAGCTAGAATATATTTTCCGTTAATAATTATTAAACTAAcgatatttatataattaacTTACAATCTAGTTTGAATTCAATATTCCAGCAACCGATTCCATCACAACTCTAAACTTATCCAAGCTAAATTTATTGCTTTCGTGTGGAAGTATATGGCATTACCACACATTTAATTGccagtgttgccagtttcacGAAACCTATCAACTATTCTCAACAGAGACTATCCAATATTTTGTCTTCGACAATCGCTTGTTGATTTATGTGTTACTTTTTGACCTGATTCTTCTTGATACATGATACTTACACTGTC
The nucleotide sequence above comes from Armigeres subalbatus isolate Guangzhou_Male chromosome 3, GZ_Asu_2, whole genome shotgun sequence. Encoded proteins:
- the LOC134219110 gene encoding odorant receptor Or2-like, whose protein sequence is MANILDCPIISVNAHVWRFWSFVLKHDIMRYVSIIPVTVMTLFMFTDLYRSWGNIQEVIIKAYFAVLYFNAVLRTLILVHDRKHYEQFMGGIAEVYSEIYHIKDDIIQTTLRSYTIRARILSIMNLALGAIISTCFVVYPMFAGNRDLPYGMFIPGVDNFQSPQYAIIYVVQVVLTIPGCCMYIPFTSFFASTTLFGLVQIKTLKRQLIIFKNGIIDQDANEVNQRIIKIIKDHVRIITYVAELNSLVTYICFFEFISFGAMLCALLFLLNIIENVAQTVIVFAYIFMIISQIFAFYWHANEVREESMNIAEAAYSGPWVELDNSIKKHLLLVILRAQQPLDITVGNVYPMTLEMFQSLLNASYSYFTLLRRVYN